One Flavobacterium sp. 90 DNA segment encodes these proteins:
- a CDS encoding enoyl-CoA hydratase-related protein has translation MNYENLLISIEEKIATVTINRPTKLNALNKATISDLSKAVKLLSKNDDVRVIVITGSGEKAFVAGADISEFANYTIIEGAQLAEEGQESLFDFIENLKKPVIAAVNGFALGGGLELAMACHFRVASDNAKMGLPEVTLGLIPGYGGTQRLPQLVGKGRAMEMIMTAAMISAEEAKQFGLVNHVVPQAELLEFANGIAQKIIKNAPFAISKAIKAINANYTDGKNGFDTEIKSFGKCFGTQDFKEGTTAFLEKRKAEFTGK, from the coding sequence ATGAACTACGAAAATCTTTTAATCTCGATTGAAGAAAAAATTGCAACCGTAACAATTAATCGTCCTACAAAACTAAATGCTTTGAACAAGGCTACGATTAGCGACTTGAGTAAAGCAGTTAAATTATTAAGCAAAAATGATGATGTTCGCGTAATCGTAATTACCGGAAGTGGCGAGAAAGCATTTGTGGCTGGAGCCGATATTTCAGAATTTGCCAATTATACTATAATAGAAGGTGCGCAATTAGCTGAAGAAGGACAAGAATCACTTTTTGATTTCATAGAAAATTTAAAGAAACCTGTAATTGCTGCCGTAAATGGTTTTGCCCTTGGCGGAGGATTAGAGTTGGCGATGGCGTGTCATTTTAGAGTAGCGTCAGACAATGCCAAAATGGGATTGCCGGAAGTAACTTTGGGATTAATTCCGGGTTATGGAGGAACGCAGCGTTTGCCACAATTAGTAGGTAAAGGTCGTGCAATGGAAATGATTATGACAGCAGCGATGATTTCTGCCGAAGAAGCAAAACAATTCGGTCTTGTTAATCATGTTGTACCTCAAGCAGAACTTCTTGAATTTGCAAACGGAATTGCTCAAAAAATTATCAAAAATGCTCCTTTTGCTATTAGTAAAGCAATAAAAGCAATTAATGCTAATTATACAGACGGTAAAAATGGTTTTGATACCGAAATAAAATCATTCGGAAAATGCTTCGGAACCCAGGATTTTAAAGAAGGAACAACAGCATTCTTAGAAAAACGTAAAGCTGAATTTACAGGAAAATAA
- a CDS encoding metal-dependent transcriptional regulator: MTFSEENYLKSIYHLTASNDAEVSTNAIAEMMETKASSVTDMLKKLSEKDLVNYKKYQGVSLTENGKLAAKMIVRKHRLWEVFLVEKLNFSWDEVHDIAEQLEHIKSEQLINRLDDFLGNPTEDPHGDPIPDANGRIVKIEKHLLSELIENQVGVCVGVKDTSSEFLKYLDKQEIALGSNIELLSKESFDLSVKIKIDGRELSISNKIASNLFVKLV, translated from the coding sequence ATGACTTTCTCAGAAGAAAACTATCTTAAATCTATATATCATCTTACAGCGTCGAATGATGCTGAAGTAAGTACAAATGCTATTGCCGAAATGATGGAAACCAAAGCTTCATCGGTTACAGATATGCTTAAAAAGCTGTCTGAGAAAGATTTGGTGAATTATAAAAAATATCAAGGCGTTTCTTTGACCGAAAATGGTAAACTGGCAGCAAAAATGATTGTTAGAAAACATCGTTTGTGGGAAGTTTTCCTTGTCGAAAAATTAAATTTCTCGTGGGATGAAGTTCACGATATCGCTGAACAATTAGAACACATCAAATCTGAACAATTGATTAATCGTTTGGATGATTTTCTGGGAAATCCAACCGAAGATCCGCATGGAGATCCAATTCCGGATGCTAATGGAAGAATCGTTAAGATTGAAAAACACTTACTTTCTGAGTTAATCGAAAATCAAGTTGGTGTTTGCGTGGGTGTAAAAGATACTTCATCAGAGTTCCTTAAATATCTGGATAAACAAGAGATTGCTTTGGGTTCTAATATCGAACTTTTGTCTAAAGAATCTTTTGATTTATCTGTGAAGATTAAAATTGATGGTCGTGAATTGTCTATTTCGAATAAGATTGCTTCGAATTTGTTTGTGAAGTTGGTTTAG
- a CDS encoding HAMP domain-containing sensor histidine kinase, translating to MIVLIVVASFLLASISIIQFKNEAKEYHQERLERKENAVKEHINYVLSTTTYPLKTANLDLIFKDKIHELAQIHKIEINIYSLDGKLLKSSKESFAVDKVAPPVPDYILKLVRSSIEKRFVDIKTIDGVKNRSSYSLIKDEKFKPLGILNLPYLEDDGYYDNELNTFLIRLSQVYSFMLVVAFALAYFLSTYITKSLKTISDRLEETNLDQKNEKIVLEANSKEVNFLIKAYNGMVDKLETSAIKLAQSEREEAWREMAKQVAHEIKNPLTPMRLTVQSFQRKFDPTAPDVKQKLNDYSETLIQQIDTMTAVASAFSNFASMPAQQNETLNVVEVVELALDIFNEDYIVFESEEEEIISKMDRTQLIRVITNLVKNATQAIPESQFHKSILVKVKRRNNNVEIAVKDNGIGIQKQDISRIFEPKFTTKTSGMGLGLGIIKNIIENYKGTITFESTYGKGTTFRVSLPITNS from the coding sequence ATGATTGTATTGATTGTTGTGGCATCTTTTTTATTGGCTTCGATTTCGATTATTCAGTTTAAGAATGAAGCCAAAGAATATCATCAGGAACGTCTTGAGCGAAAAGAAAATGCAGTAAAGGAACACATCAATTATGTGCTTTCGACTACAACATATCCCTTAAAAACGGCTAACTTGGATTTAATCTTCAAAGATAAAATCCACGAATTAGCGCAGATTCACAAAATCGAAATCAATATTTACAGTCTTGACGGAAAACTGCTAAAATCATCCAAAGAATCCTTTGCAGTTGATAAAGTAGCGCCGCCAGTTCCGGATTATATTCTGAAATTAGTGCGTTCTTCAATCGAAAAGCGTTTTGTTGATATTAAAACTATCGACGGAGTTAAAAACCGATCTTCTTATAGTTTGATTAAAGACGAGAAATTCAAACCACTCGGAATCTTAAATCTTCCTTATTTAGAAGATGATGGATATTATGATAACGAGCTGAATACTTTCCTGATTCGCCTTAGTCAGGTGTATTCCTTTATGTTGGTTGTGGCTTTTGCACTGGCATATTTTCTTTCGACCTATATCACAAAATCACTAAAAACCATTTCAGACAGATTAGAAGAAACCAATCTGGATCAGAAAAACGAAAAAATCGTTTTGGAAGCCAATAGTAAAGAAGTGAACTTTCTGATAAAGGCATATAATGGAATGGTCGATAAATTGGAAACCAGTGCTATAAAATTGGCCCAAAGTGAGCGTGAAGAAGCCTGGCGCGAAATGGCGAAACAAGTAGCGCACGAAATCAAAAATCCTCTTACGCCGATGAGGTTAACCGTGCAGAGTTTTCAGCGTAAGTTTGATCCAACGGCTCCAGATGTAAAACAGAAATTAAACGATTATTCTGAAACTTTAATTCAGCAAATTGATACGATGACCGCTGTAGCTTCGGCATTTTCGAATTTTGCCTCGATGCCCGCCCAACAAAATGAAACTTTAAATGTGGTTGAAGTTGTCGAATTAGCTTTGGATATTTTTAACGAAGATTATATTGTTTTTGAAAGTGAAGAAGAAGAAATCATTTCAAAAATGGATCGTACGCAATTAATTCGTGTCATTACCAATTTGGTTAAAAATGCAACACAGGCAATTCCGGAAAGTCAATTTCATAAATCTATTTTGGTAAAGGTAAAACGTAGAAATAACAATGTAGAAATTGCCGTAAAAGACAACGGAATTGGAATTCAAAAACAAGATATCAGCCGAATCTTCGAACCAAAATTCACGACTAAAACAAGTGGAATGGGACTTGGACTAGGAATTATAAAAAACATCATAGAAAATTACAAAGGAACAATTACCTTTGAATCAACTTACGGAAAAGGAACTACGTTTAGAGTTTCTTTGCCTATCACAAACTCATAA
- a CDS encoding AraC family transcriptional regulator, translated as MEEEIKIEDEFTLIRFQNDSPEPFIAQHEIGTGLIQFHFGLKGNAKLLFNQGNYALDLKEEKSLLLYNPQKELPLNLELSPNSWVISVIVSIKKFHALFSAEADYITFLSADNKDKKYYNEGDISPSMAIVLSQLFHYNLHPSIKNLYYKGKGYELLSLYFNRTEDPNAEQCPFLIDEDNVLKIRKAKEIIIANMAEPPGLQELADEIGLNLKKLKMGFKQIYGDTVYGFLFDYKMDFARKLLDSGSYNVNEVGLKIGYSTGSHFIAAFKKKFATTPKKYLMSINTNV; from the coding sequence ATGGAGGAAGAAATAAAAATAGAAGATGAGTTTACACTAATCAGGTTTCAAAACGATAGTCCGGAACCTTTCATTGCACAGCATGAAATTGGTACTGGTTTGATACAGTTTCACTTTGGGCTAAAAGGCAATGCCAAACTTTTGTTTAATCAAGGTAATTATGCTTTGGATTTAAAGGAAGAAAAATCATTGCTTTTGTATAATCCGCAGAAAGAATTGCCGCTGAATTTAGAATTATCTCCAAATTCTTGGGTAATCTCCGTAATTGTTTCGATCAAGAAATTTCACGCGTTGTTTTCTGCAGAAGCAGATTACATTACTTTTTTAAGTGCTGATAATAAGGATAAAAAATATTATAATGAAGGAGATATTAGCCCTTCTATGGCTATTGTGTTAAGTCAGTTGTTTCATTATAACCTTCATCCATCGATAAAAAATCTTTATTATAAAGGGAAAGGATACGAATTGTTGAGTTTGTACTTTAACAGAACCGAAGATCCAAATGCAGAACAATGTCCGTTTTTGATCGATGAAGATAATGTCTTGAAAATAAGAAAAGCCAAAGAAATTATTATCGCCAATATGGCTGAACCTCCGGGATTACAAGAATTGGCAGATGAAATAGGTTTGAATTTGAAGAAACTCAAAATGGGTTTCAAACAAATTTATGGTGATACGGTTTACGGTTTTCTATTTGATTACAAAATGGATTTCGCCCGAAAACTACTCGACAGCGGTTCTTATAATGTAAACGAAGTTGGATTGAAAATAGGCTACAGCACAGGAAGTCACTTCATAGCGGCTTTCAAGAAGAAGTTTGCCACAACTCCAAAAAAGTATTTGATGTCAATTAATACGAATGTTTAA
- the hemC gene encoding hydroxymethylbilane synthase has translation MAEKTIRIGTRDSELALWQAHTVEKKLNDLGYKTSIVAVKSQGDIILDKPLYELGITGIFTKTLDIAMINGDIDIAVHSMKDVPTALPKGIVQAAVLERANVLDILVHKGNPDFANPSTIATGSLRRQAQWFNKYPNHTVVDLRGNVNTRMQKLQDNNWDGAVFAAAGLERINLKPGNYIDLDWMIPAPAQGAMLVVAMENDNYTLDALSQLNHIETEICTYIERQFLRTLEGGCTAPIGALVNYNEDEDTLHFQGVLLSVDGKQKLEIDKTVDISEWKKLGFFAAQEILNNGGAELMASIKESLKK, from the coding sequence ATGGCAGAAAAAACAATCAGAATTGGAACTCGCGATAGCGAACTAGCACTTTGGCAAGCACATACTGTCGAGAAAAAACTAAATGACTTAGGTTATAAAACTTCAATTGTTGCGGTAAAATCTCAAGGTGATATTATTCTTGACAAACCTCTTTATGAACTTGGCATTACAGGAATTTTTACAAAAACCTTAGATATTGCTATGATCAATGGCGATATTGACATTGCAGTGCATTCCATGAAAGATGTTCCAACAGCTTTACCAAAAGGTATTGTTCAGGCTGCGGTTTTAGAAAGAGCTAATGTTTTAGACATTTTAGTTCACAAAGGAAATCCAGATTTTGCAAATCCAAGTACGATTGCAACCGGAAGTTTACGTCGTCAGGCTCAATGGTTTAACAAATATCCTAATCATACTGTGGTTGATTTACGCGGAAACGTGAATACGCGCATGCAAAAACTACAAGACAATAATTGGGACGGAGCTGTTTTTGCTGCTGCAGGTTTAGAGCGCATTAACCTAAAACCCGGAAACTATATCGATCTAGATTGGATGATTCCTGCACCGGCACAAGGCGCAATGCTTGTTGTGGCGATGGAAAATGACAATTATACTTTAGACGCACTTTCGCAATTGAACCACATCGAAACTGAAATTTGTACCTATATCGAACGTCAGTTTTTGAGAACGCTGGAAGGTGGTTGTACAGCGCCAATTGGAGCTTTGGTAAACTATAATGAAGACGAAGATACTTTACATTTTCAGGGAGTTTTACTTTCTGTTGATGGAAAACAAAAACTGGAAATCGACAAAACGGTTGACATTTCTGAATGGAAAAAACTAGGTTTCTTCGCTGCTCAGGAAATTCTGAACAATGGCGGAGCCGAATTGATGGCATCTATTAAAGAATCTTTAAAAAAATAA
- the hemA gene encoding glutamyl-tRNA reductase has translation MENNNVPKHLYFYSVGLSYKKADAEVRGQFSLDAAAKTRLLEQAKTEGIESLIVTSTCNRTEIYGFAEHPFQLIKLICDNSNGSVDAFQKVGFVYKNQEAINHMFRVGTGLDSQILGDFEIISQIKTCFAHSKSLGLANAFLERLVNAVIQASKKIKNETEISSGATSVSFASVQYIIKNVEDIGNKNILLFGTGKIGRNTCENLVKHTKNEHITLINRTKDKAEKLAGKLNLIVKDYSELHLELQKADVVVVATGAQNPTVDKAILNLKKPLLILDLSIPKNVNENVEDLEGVTLIHMDYLSQLTDETLENRKLHIPAAEAIIEEVKEEFVTWTKGRKFAPTINALKEKLNEIKVSELDFQSRKIADFNEAQAEIISNRIIQKITTHFANHLKDDDTMVDESIEWIEKVFKIKAS, from the coding sequence ATGGAAAACAATAACGTACCGAAACACCTATATTTTTACTCCGTTGGATTGAGTTATAAAAAAGCTGATGCTGAGGTTAGAGGTCAATTTAGTTTGGATGCAGCTGCGAAAACTCGTTTACTGGAACAAGCTAAAACAGAGGGAATAGAAAGTTTAATTGTCACTTCGACTTGCAACAGAACCGAGATCTACGGTTTTGCAGAACACCCTTTTCAATTAATAAAGCTAATTTGCGATAATAGTAACGGATCAGTTGATGCTTTTCAGAAAGTTGGATTCGTTTATAAAAATCAGGAAGCAATTAATCATATGTTTCGCGTAGGAACCGGTTTAGACAGCCAGATCTTAGGTGACTTTGAAATTATATCTCAAATAAAAACTTGTTTTGCACATTCAAAATCTTTAGGCTTAGCCAATGCTTTCTTAGAAAGATTAGTAAATGCGGTAATTCAGGCGAGCAAGAAAATCAAAAACGAAACTGAAATCAGTTCAGGCGCAACTTCGGTTTCATTTGCATCGGTACAATACATTATTAAAAATGTAGAGGATATTGGTAATAAGAATATTTTACTTTTCGGAACAGGGAAAATCGGAAGAAACACTTGTGAAAATCTTGTAAAACATACCAAAAACGAACATATTACTTTAATAAACAGAACAAAAGATAAAGCGGAGAAATTAGCTGGAAAATTAAATCTGATTGTTAAAGATTATTCAGAGCTACATCTGGAACTTCAAAAAGCTGATGTTGTGGTTGTGGCTACAGGTGCCCAAAACCCAACAGTTGACAAAGCAATTCTAAATCTAAAAAAACCTTTATTGATTTTAGATTTATCAATTCCAAAAAACGTTAATGAAAACGTAGAGGATTTAGAAGGCGTAACTTTGATTCACATGGATTATTTGTCGCAATTGACAGATGAAACTCTTGAAAACAGAAAATTACACATTCCTGCTGCCGAAGCTATTATCGAAGAAGTAAAAGAGGAATTCGTTACCTGGACAAAAGGAAGAAAATTTGCTCCAACTATTAATGCTTTAAAAGAAAAACTAAACGAGATCAAAGTTTCGGAATTAGATTTTCAAAGCAGGAAAATTGCAGATTTTAATGAAGCTCAAGCTGAAATTATCAGCAACAGAATCATTCAAAAAATCACTACACACTTTGCAAATCATTTAAAAGACGACGATACCATGGTCGATGAAAGCATCGAATGGATCGAAAAAGTCTTCAAGATAAAAGCATCTTAA
- the hemH gene encoding ferrochelatase, whose protein sequence is MKGVLLVNLGSPESPTTKDVKPYLDEFLMDKYVIDVPYLLRALLVRGIILRKRPEESAHAYAKIWWDEGSPLVVLSERMQKKVQPLVNVPVALAMRYGSMTIEKGLQELHDKGVTEVLLFPLYPQYAMASTLTILVKAEEIRKKKFPQMTFTDVSAFYNKPDYIKNLADSIQKHLVGFDYDHLLFSYHGIPERHIRKTDVTKSHCKIDGSCCNTPSPAHDFCYRHQCYETTRQVVKLLGLPEDKYSLTFQSRLAGDKWLEPYTDVEIDKMPAKGIKNLAVVTPAFVSDCLETLEEIAMRAKEDFEANGGEEFLAIPCLNDDDEWCETVGNWINDWAK, encoded by the coding sequence ATGAAAGGCGTATTATTAGTAAACTTAGGATCTCCGGAAAGTCCAACTACAAAAGATGTAAAACCATATTTAGATGAATTTTTAATGGATAAATACGTGATCGATGTTCCGTATTTATTGAGAGCTTTATTAGTTCGTGGTATTATTTTAAGAAAAAGACCTGAAGAATCAGCTCACGCTTATGCGAAAATTTGGTGGGACGAAGGTTCTCCGTTAGTAGTACTTTCAGAAAGAATGCAGAAAAAAGTTCAGCCTTTAGTAAATGTTCCCGTTGCTTTAGCAATGCGTTACGGAAGTATGACAATTGAAAAAGGACTTCAGGAATTACATGATAAAGGGGTTACTGAAGTATTGCTTTTTCCGTTATATCCTCAATATGCAATGGCTTCGACTTTGACTATTTTAGTAAAAGCTGAAGAAATCCGTAAAAAGAAATTCCCTCAAATGACTTTTACAGATGTTTCTGCGTTTTACAATAAACCGGATTACATCAAGAATTTAGCCGATTCAATTCAGAAACATTTAGTTGGTTTTGATTACGATCATTTGTTGTTTTCATATCACGGAATTCCGGAGCGTCACATTCGCAAAACCGATGTAACGAAGTCACATTGTAAAATTGACGGTTCTTGTTGTAATACACCATCGCCAGCGCATGATTTCTGTTACCGTCACCAATGTTACGAAACAACCAGACAAGTCGTAAAACTATTAGGACTTCCAGAAGATAAATACAGTCTGACTTTTCAATCGCGTTTGGCGGGAGATAAATGGTTAGAACCATATACTGATGTTGAAATTGACAAAATGCCAGCAAAAGGAATCAAGAATCTTGCGGTTGTTACGCCTGCTTTCGTTTCGGATTGTCTAGAAACTCTGGAAGAAATCGCGATGCGCGCCAAAGAAGATTTTGAAGCAAATGGAGGAGAAGAGTTCTTGGCGATTCCATGTTTGAACGACGATGACGAATGGTGTGAAACTGTTGGAAATTGGATTAATGATTGGGCTAAATAG
- a CDS encoding Nramp family divalent metal transporter → MTKSLEEVHQSVATQHKKTGFRKILAFLGPAYLVSVGYMDPGNWATDIAGGSQFGYSLLWVLLMSNLMALLLQSLSARLGIVTQRDLAQASRETYSKFINYILYFLAEIAIAACDLAEVLGMAIGINLLFDIPLIEGVLITVLDTFLLLFLINKGIRKMEAFIIVLVAIIGFSFIFEMIFAEPELDKVIYGLVPSIPSSAALYIAIGIIGATVMPHNLYLHSSLVQTRKFDRTPAGIKQALKYNFIDSTIALNLAFFVNAAILILAAATFYKNGMFEVAEIQDAHKFLEPLLGTKWAPVLFAVALIAAGQSSTVTGTLAGQIVMEGYLNLRIQPWVRRIITRLIAIVPAVIVILIYGESVTGKLLILSQVILSLQLGFAIIPLIHFVSDKTKMKGFHISKTTQVAAWIIALIIVSLNAKLVYDEISSWLENSTNPTILWFTVVPLAFGFLALLLYIIAKPFIARAKSNIENHSPHHLKLQYTPKESYNRKNIAISVDFSKADEAALNNAFELGGIDAQYTLIHIVETVGALMYGGNVDDHETTIDEKLLLEYKDMLSQKGFKIQTELGFGKPNTVIPKIINLGNFDVLVMGTHGHTGLKDILFGTTVDKLRHKISIPLLIVK, encoded by the coding sequence ATGACCAAATCTTTAGAAGAAGTTCATCAATCGGTTGCAACACAGCATAAAAAAACAGGATTCAGAAAAATATTAGCCTTTTTAGGTCCGGCATATTTAGTAAGCGTAGGATACATGGACCCGGGAAACTGGGCGACAGACATTGCCGGTGGTAGTCAGTTTGGGTATTCTTTGCTTTGGGTGTTGCTAATGAGCAACTTAATGGCTTTATTACTTCAAAGTTTGAGCGCAAGACTTGGAATTGTAACGCAACGTGATTTAGCGCAAGCATCGAGAGAAACCTATTCGAAATTTATAAACTACATTTTATATTTTCTGGCCGAAATTGCGATCGCCGCTTGTGATTTAGCCGAAGTTCTGGGAATGGCAATCGGGATCAATCTTCTTTTTGACATTCCACTTATCGAAGGTGTTTTGATTACGGTTTTAGACACTTTCCTTCTACTCTTCTTAATCAATAAAGGCATCCGAAAAATGGAAGCTTTCATAATTGTATTGGTCGCAATTATTGGATTTTCTTTCATTTTCGAAATGATATTTGCCGAACCGGAATTGGACAAAGTCATTTATGGTTTGGTTCCTTCAATCCCAAGTTCAGCGGCTTTATACATCGCAATCGGAATTATTGGTGCCACTGTAATGCCCCACAATTTGTATTTACATTCTTCTTTGGTGCAAACTCGCAAATTCGACAGAACTCCTGCGGGAATCAAACAAGCCCTGAAATACAACTTTATCGATTCCACAATTGCTTTAAATCTCGCATTTTTTGTCAACGCTGCTATTTTGATTTTGGCTGCAGCCACATTCTATAAAAACGGAATGTTTGAAGTCGCCGAAATTCAGGATGCACATAAATTCCTCGAACCCTTGTTAGGAACCAAATGGGCGCCGGTTTTGTTTGCCGTTGCCTTGATCGCTGCAGGACAAAGCTCAACCGTAACCGGAACTTTGGCCGGACAAATCGTAATGGAAGGATATTTGAATTTAAGAATTCAACCATGGGTTCGTCGTATTATAACACGTTTAATTGCGATTGTTCCAGCTGTTATCGTGATTTTAATTTATGGAGAAAGCGTTACCGGAAAACTTCTGATCTTAAGTCAGGTGATTTTGAGTTTACAATTAGGGTTTGCGATTATTCCGTTGATTCATTTTGTGAGCGATAAAACCAAAATGAAAGGATTTCATATTTCCAAAACAACTCAGGTTGCCGCATGGATTATTGCTTTGATTATTGTTTCGCTAAATGCGAAATTAGTGTATGACGAAATCTCTTCTTGGTTAGAGAACTCAACTAATCCAACTATTCTTTGGTTTACAGTGGTTCCGCTTGCTTTTGGTTTTCTTGCTTTGTTGTTGTACATCATTGCGAAGCCTTTTATTGCAAGAGCAAAATCCAATATCGAAAATCATTCACCGCATCATTTAAAACTGCAATACACTCCCAAAGAAAGTTACAACAGAAAAAACATAGCGATTTCTGTAGACTTTTCTAAAGCCGATGAAGCTGCACTTAACAATGCCTTCGAACTTGGCGGAATCGACGCACAATATACCTTAATTCATATCGTAGAAACAGTTGGTGCATTAATGTATGGTGGCAATGTTGACGATCATGAAACGACTATCGACGAAAAATTATTATTAGAATATAAAGATATGCTTTCGCAAAAGGGTTTCAAAATCCAAACCGAACTTGGTTTTGGAAAACCTAACACCGTGATTCCGAAGATTATTAACCTTGGAAACTTCGATGTTTTAGTAATGGGAACGCACGGCCACACTGGTTTAAAAGATATTTTGTTTGGTACAACTGTAGACAAATTGAGACATAAAATTTCAATACCTTTGTTGATTGTTAAATAA
- a CDS encoding CopD family protein, whose product MEYYNYLKSLHLIFVITWFAGLFYIVRLFVYQIEASEKPSPEKEILQAQYKIMTYRLWYIITWPSAILASIFAFWMLLFTDLGNAWLKMPWMHVKLCFVFLLYLYHAKCHQIFRQLQNDEVKYSNNFMRLWNEGATIILFAVVFLVVLKSAINWIFGVIGIFLFSIIIMLGFRFYKRIREKK is encoded by the coding sequence ATGGAATATTATAACTACTTAAAATCACTTCATCTTATTTTTGTAATAACCTGGTTCGCTGGGTTGTTTTATATTGTAAGATTGTTTGTCTACCAAATTGAAGCCAGCGAAAAACCTTCGCCTGAAAAGGAAATTCTACAAGCGCAATACAAAATTATGACATATCGTTTGTGGTATATTATTACTTGGCCGTCGGCAATTTTGGCGAGTATTTTTGCCTTTTGGATGTTGCTTTTTACAGATTTAGGAAACGCCTGGCTCAAAATGCCTTGGATGCACGTAAAATTGTGTTTTGTTTTCTTGCTGTATTTATATCATGCAAAATGCCATCAAATATTCAGACAATTACAAAATGATGAGGTAAAATATTCCAATAATTTCATGCGTTTATGGAATGAAGGCGCAACAATTATACTATTTGCAGTTGTGTTTTTAGTAGTTTTAAAAAGTGCTATTAACTGGATTTTCGGTGTGATCGGAATCTTTTTATTCTCGATTATTATAATGCTTGGATTCCGTTTTTATAAGCGCATTCGAGAGAAAAAATAA
- a CDS encoding uroporphyrinogen-III synthase, giving the protein MSKSIQILSTKKLSSEQKQALVKANIEVVEADFIQTQNKPFELKDLNENLIFTSQNAVQSILLDPKIEELKSKNVFCVGLKTKILLSENGFNVVAYTGYAADLAEIITLIYRSESYTFFSGNLRRETLPQALKDAEVKFNEIQVYDTSLTPQKIKNAVDGILFFSPSGVESYLKDNTIKKEKCFCIGETTAEALHKITKNIIIADQPTVEDVIEDVIEEYK; this is encoded by the coding sequence ATGAGTAAATCAATTCAAATATTATCTACAAAAAAGCTATCGAGCGAACAAAAACAAGCATTGGTAAAAGCCAATATTGAAGTTGTCGAAGCTGATTTTATTCAGACACAAAACAAACCTTTCGAATTAAAAGACCTCAACGAAAATCTGATTTTTACAAGTCAGAATGCGGTTCAAAGCATTTTATTAGACCCAAAAATTGAAGAATTAAAAAGCAAAAATGTGTTTTGCGTTGGCTTAAAAACCAAAATTCTTTTATCTGAAAATGGATTTAATGTTGTGGCTTATACAGGATATGCTGCTGATTTAGCAGAAATCATCACTTTGATTTACCGCAGTGAAAGCTATACTTTTTTTAGCGGAAACCTTCGCAGAGAAACTTTGCCACAAGCATTAAAAGATGCCGAAGTAAAATTTAATGAGATTCAGGTTTATGATACGTCATTGACACCTCAGAAAATAAAAAATGCAGTTGACGGAATCTTGTTTTTCAGTCCTTCTGGCGTTGAAAGTTATTTGAAAGACAATACAATTAAGAAAGAAAAGTGCTTTTGCATAGGAGAAACAACCGCAGAAGCTTTACATAAAATTACAAAAAACATCATCATTGCAGATCAGCCAACGGTTGAAGACGTAATCGAAGATGTAATTGAAGAATATAAATAA
- a CDS encoding transcriptional repressor, whose amino-acid sequence MKTTRNTAAKTAVLEIFGKSKTALSHTEIQKELNDLCDRVTTYRILDRLVNDDIVHKIVNLDGTVKYAKCHHNAQRVHIHNHAHFSCEKCQEVTCLENVKPSYILPHNYKVNDINFTLSGICPKCFNSNI is encoded by the coding sequence ATGAAAACTACACGTAATACAGCAGCAAAGACAGCCGTTCTAGAGATTTTTGGGAAATCTAAGACTGCATTGTCTCACACAGAAATTCAAAAAGAACTGAATGATTTGTGTGATCGCGTTACTACTTACAGAATCCTGGATCGATTAGTAAATGACGATATTGTACATAAAATTGTCAACCTCGACGGAACGGTAAAGTATGCAAAATGTCATCATAATGCCCAACGAGTACACATACATAATCATGCACATTTTAGCTGTGAGAAATGTCAAGAGGTAACTTGCTTAGAAAATGTGAAGCCAAGTTATATTCTTCCGCACAATTATAAGGTCAATGATATAAACTTTACGTTATCAGGAATATGCCCAAAATGTTTCAATTCTAACATTTAA